In one Balaenoptera musculus isolate JJ_BM4_2016_0621 chromosome 2, mBalMus1.pri.v3, whole genome shotgun sequence genomic region, the following are encoded:
- the RIOX1 gene encoding ribosomal oxygenase 1 yields the protein MDGLRASAGLLRRGRLRRRRQPQPHSGSVLALPLRPRKIRRQLRRSVASRVAALRAQALPSEDSEDSRVESMVDDPRDPLAGGAAALSDVTRREPYGHLGPAELLEASPASRSLQTPRALVEAQTPPARLVEASALPARLVQASGPPPRLVEASAVLCSAQHLAAAPPSVAPATLSGPPGESAGGELPWDSPLQRVLAELNRVPSSRRRAARLFEWLIAPMPPDHFYRRLWEREAVLVRRQDHTYYQGLFSTADLDSMLRNEEVQFGQHLDAARYISGRRETLNPPGRALPAAAWSLYRAGCSLRLLCPQAFSTTVWQFLAVLQEQFGSMAGSNVYLTPPNSQGFAPHYDDIEAFVLQLEGRKLWRVYRPRVPTEELALTSSPNFSQEDLGEPVLQTVLEPGDLLYFPRGFIHQAECQDGVHSLHLTLSTYQRNTWGDFLEAVLPLAVQAAMEENVEFRRGLPRDFMDYMGAQHSESKDPRRTAFMEKVRVLVARLGHFAPVDAVADQRAKDFIHDSLPPVLTDRERALSVYGLPIRWETGEPVNVGAQLTTETEVHMLQDGIARLVGEGGHLFLYYTVENSRVYHLEEPKCLEIYPQQADAMELLLRSYPEFVRVADLPCDSVEDQLSLATMLYDKGLLLTKMPLT from the coding sequence ATGGACGGGCTCCGGGCTAGCGCTGGGCTGCTGAGGCGCGGGCGGTTGAGGCGCCGGCGCCAGCCACAGCCACACAGTGGGTCGGTCCTGGCCCTGCCCTTGAGGCCCAGGAAGATCCGAAGGCAGCTGAGGAGAAGTGTCGCGTCCCGGGTGGCCGCGCTGAGGGCCCAGGCGCTGCCGAGCGAGGACTCGGAGGACTCGAGGGTGGAGTCGATGGTCGACGATCCCAGGGACCCGCTGGCTGGCGGGGCGGCGGCCCTCTCGGATGTGACCCGGCGGGAGCCGTACGGCCACCTCGGGCCCGCGGAGCTGTTAGAGGCCTCGCCCGCGTCCCGCTCCCTGCAGACTCCCCGCGCCCTGGTGGAGGCGCAGACCCCGCCGGCGCGCCTGGTGGAGGCATCCGCCCTGCCGGCACGCCTGGTGCAGGCCTCGGGCCCCCCGCCGCGCTTGGTGGAGGCCTCGGCCGTGCTGTGCTCTGCCCAGCACTTGGCGGCCGCCCCGCCGTCCGTGGCTCCAGCGACGCTGTCGGGGCCGCCGGGGGAAAGCGCGGGCGGGGAGCTGCCCTGGGACTCCCCGCTGCAGCGCGTCTTGGCTGAGCTGAACCGCGTCCCCAGCAGCCGGCGGCGGGCGGCGCGCCTCTTCGAGTGGCTCATCGCGCCTATGCCGCCCGACCATTTCTACCGGCGCCTATGGGAGCGCGAGGCTGTGCTGGTGCGGCGGCAGGACCACACCTACTACCAGGGTCTTTTCTCTACCGCCGACCTGGACTCAATGCTGCGCAACGAGGAGGTGCAGTTCGGGCAGCACCTGGACGCCGCGCGCTACATCAGTGGGCGGCGCGAAACCCTGAACCCACCCGGCCGCGCCCTGCCCGCCGCCGCGTGGTCCCTGTACAGGGCCGGATGCTCCCTGCGCCTCCTCTGTCCGCAGGCTTTCTCCACCACCGTGTGGCAGTTTTTGGCTGTGCTCCAGGAGCAGTTTGGAAGCATGGCAGGCTCCAACGTTTACCTCACGCCCCCTAACTCGCAGGGCTTTGCCCCCCACTACGACGATATCGAGGCTTTTGTGCTGCAGCTGGAAGGTAGGAAACTCTGGCGGGTCTACCGACCGCGGGTTCCGACCGAGGAACTAGCCCTGACATCCAGCCCCAACTTCAGTCAGGAAGACCTAGGAGAGCCGGTGCTACAGACGGTGCTGGAACCTGGAGATTTGCTCTATTTTCCCCGAGGCTTCATTCACCAAGCCGAATGCCAGGATGGAGTGCACTCTCTGCACCTGACGTTGTCCACATACCAGCGCAATACCTGGGGCGACTTCCTGGAGGCTGTACTGCCTCTGGCAGTGCAGGCTGCAATGGAGGAAAATGTGGAGTTTCGTAGGGGACTGCCCCGAGACTTTATGGATTACATGGGGGCCCAGCATTCGGAGTCTAAGGATCCGCGAAGAACTGCTTTCATGGAGAAAGTGCGGGTCTTGGTTGCCCGCTTGGGACACTTTGCCCCTGTCGATGCTGTGGCTGACCAGAGAGCCAAAGACTTCATCCACGATTCTCTGCCCCCTGTGCTGACTGATAGGGAGAGGGCACTAAGCGTTTATGGGCTCCCAATTCGCTGGGAGACTGGGGAACCTGTAAACGTGGGGGCCCAGTTGACAACAGAAACAGAAGTGCACATGCTTCAGGATGGTATAGCTCGGCTGGTGGGTGAGGGAGGCCATTTGTTTCTCTATTATACAGTGGAAAACTCCCGAGTTTATCATCTGGAAGAGCCCAAGTGCTTGGAGATATACCCCCAGCAAGCTGATGCCATGGAACTCCTGCTCCGCTCCTACCCAGAGTTTGTGAGGGTAGCGGACTTGCCCTGCGACAGTGTGGAGGACCAGCTTTCCTTGGCGACCATGTTATATGACAAGGGGCTGCTGCTCACCAAGATGCCTCTAACCTGA